In a single window of the Serratia quinivorans genome:
- the thiI gene encoding tRNA sulfurtransferase produces the protein MKFIIKLFPEITIKSQSVRLRFIKILSTSIRNVLKQYDETLAVVRHWDHIEVRAKDENQRPVIADALTRIPGIHHILEVEDRDYTDIHHIFEQTLEAYREQLEGKTFCVRVKRRGKQDFNSQDVERYVGGGLNQHIESARVKLSHPQVTVNLEIENDKLMLVKARREGIGGYPVGTQEDVLSLISGGFDSGVSSYMLMRRGCRVHYCFFNLGGAAHEIGVRQVAHYLWNRFASSHKVRFIAIDFEPVVGEILEKVEDGQMGVVLKRMMVRAASQIAERYGVQALVTGEALGQVSSQTLTNLRLIDNASDTLILRPLISHDKEHIIKVAREIGTEDFAKTMPEYCGVISKSPTVKAIKAKIEEEEGHFDFSILDRVVSEAKNVDIRTIAEQTQEQVTEVETVAEFDADQVILDIRSNDEQEDKPLKLDQIEVKPLPFYKLSTQFGDLDQSKTYLLYCERGVMSRLQALYLLEQGFTNVKVYRP, from the coding sequence ATGAAGTTTATCATTAAATTGTTCCCGGAAATCACCATCAAGAGCCAATCTGTGCGCTTGCGCTTTATCAAGATCCTCTCGACCAGTATTCGCAACGTCCTGAAGCAGTATGATGAAACACTGGCGGTTGTCCGTCACTGGGATCATATCGAAGTTCGCGCCAAAGATGAAAACCAGCGGCCGGTGATTGCCGACGCGCTGACGCGCATTCCCGGTATCCACCACATTCTGGAAGTGGAAGACCGCGACTATACCGATATCCACCATATTTTCGAGCAGACGCTGGAAGCCTACCGCGAGCAACTGGAAGGCAAGACCTTCTGTGTACGCGTTAAGCGTCGCGGCAAGCAGGACTTCAATTCGCAGGACGTGGAGCGTTACGTCGGTGGTGGTCTGAACCAGCATATTGAAAGCGCGCGCGTTAAGCTGTCGCATCCGCAGGTGACGGTTAACCTGGAAATCGAAAACGACAAGCTGATGCTGGTGAAAGCCCGCCGTGAAGGCATCGGCGGCTACCCGGTAGGCACCCAGGAAGACGTACTGTCGCTGATTTCCGGTGGTTTCGACTCGGGTGTTTCCAGCTATATGCTGATGCGCCGCGGTTGCCGCGTGCATTATTGCTTCTTCAATCTGGGTGGCGCGGCGCATGAAATTGGCGTGCGCCAGGTAGCTCACTACCTGTGGAACCGCTTTGCCAGTTCGCACAAGGTGCGCTTTATCGCTATCGATTTTGAACCTGTGGTTGGCGAGATCCTGGAAAAGGTCGAAGACGGCCAGATGGGCGTGGTGCTCAAGCGCATGATGGTGCGTGCCGCTTCGCAGATTGCCGAGCGTTATGGCGTGCAGGCATTGGTGACCGGTGAAGCGCTGGGGCAGGTATCCAGCCAGACGCTGACTAACCTGCGCCTGATCGACAACGCGTCTGATACGCTGATCCTGCGTCCGCTGATCTCCCACGATAAAGAGCACATCATCAAAGTGGCGCGTGAGATCGGCACCGAGGACTTCGCCAAGACCATGCCGGAATACTGCGGTGTGATCTCGAAAAGCCCGACGGTGAAGGCGATTAAAGCCAAGATCGAAGAAGAAGAAGGGCACTTTGATTTCAGCATTCTTGACCGTGTGGTTAGCGAAGCCAAGAACGTGGATATTCGCACCATCGCCGAGCAGACTCAGGAGCAGGTTACCGAAGTCGAAACCGTGGCGGAGTTCGATGCTGACCAGGTGATTCTGGATATTCGTTCTAACGACGAGCAGGAAGATAAACCGCTGAAGCTGGATCAGATTGAGGTGAAACCGCTGCCGTTCTACAAGCTCAGCACCCAGTTTGGCGACTTGGATCAGAGCAAAACCTACCTGCTGTACTGTGAACGTGGCGTAATGAGCCGCCTGCAGGCGCTGTACCTGCTGGAGCAAGGCTTCACCAATGTTAAGGTTTACCGCCCATAA
- the yhdN gene encoding General stress protein 69, protein MKYLKLGNTDLNVSRICLGCMTYGEPSRGNHAWTLPEESSRPLLKQALDAGINFFDTANSYSDGSSEEIVGQALRDYARRDQVVIATQSLFPPE, encoded by the coding sequence ATGAAGTATCTGAAACTGGGTAACACCGACCTGAACGTCTCACGTATCTGTCTGGGCTGCATGACCTACGGCGAACCCAGCCGTGGCAACCATGCCTGGACGTTACCGGAGGAAAGCAGCCGACCGCTGCTGAAACAGGCGCTGGATGCCGGCATCAACTTCTTTGACACCGCCAACAGCTACTCAGACGGCAGCAGTGAGGAGATCGTCGGCCAGGCACTGCGCGATTATGCCCGCCGTGACCAGGTAGTGATCGCCACCCAAAGTCTATTTCCCCCTGAGTAA
- the panE gene encoding 2-dehydropantoate 2-reductase, with translation MKITILGCGALGQLWLSRLYQQGHDVQGWLRVPQPFCAVNVIEPQGASFNRNLPTNAPEHLAQSELLLVTLKAWQVSSAVSTLLPKLNPRCAILLLHNGMGTQDELPANNQPILQGTTTHAARHDGSTIIHVASGTTHIGPTSPAAQSLSHLAEVLHQALPDVAWHNNIASANWRKLAVNCVINPLTALYNCRNGDLQRYPEQIELICREVSSVMEMEGYHTSCEGLQQYVMEVIQSTADNVSSMLQDIRTQRHTEIDYITGYLLRRARSHGVTLPENARLFELIKRKENEYERIGAGLPGTW, from the coding sequence ATGAAAATAACTATTCTTGGTTGCGGCGCGCTCGGACAACTGTGGCTCTCCCGGCTTTATCAGCAGGGTCACGATGTACAGGGATGGCTACGGGTGCCACAACCCTTCTGCGCAGTGAACGTGATTGAGCCGCAAGGCGCTTCGTTCAACCGTAATTTACCCACCAACGCCCCCGAACATTTAGCCCAGAGCGAACTGCTGCTGGTCACCTTGAAAGCCTGGCAGGTATCGAGTGCGGTCAGCACGCTGCTGCCAAAGTTGAACCCACGCTGCGCGATCCTGCTGCTGCATAACGGCATGGGCACCCAGGACGAACTGCCGGCGAACAACCAACCGATACTGCAGGGCACCACTACCCATGCGGCGCGTCATGACGGCAGCACTATTATCCATGTCGCCAGTGGCACCACCCATATCGGCCCGACCTCCCCGGCGGCACAATCACTGAGCCACCTGGCAGAAGTGCTGCACCAGGCCCTGCCTGACGTCGCCTGGCACAATAATATCGCCTCGGCGAACTGGCGCAAGCTGGCGGTCAACTGCGTGATCAACCCGCTCACGGCGCTGTATAACTGCCGTAATGGCGATCTGCAACGCTATCCCGAACAAATCGAGCTTATCTGCCGCGAGGTCTCCAGCGTGATGGAGATGGAGGGCTACCACACCTCATGCGAGGGTTTGCAGCAGTACGTCATGGAAGTGATCCAAAGCACTGCGGACAACGTTTCTTCAATGCTGCAGGATATCCGCACCCAGCGACACACCGAAATCGACTACATTACCGGTTACCTGCTGCGCCGCGCGCGTAGCCACGGCGTGACTCTGCCAGAGAACGCACGTCTGTTTGAATTGATTAAGCGAAAGGAAAATGAATATGAGCGTATCGGCGCTGGTCTGCCTGGCACCTGGTAG
- the thiL gene encoding Thiamine-monophosphate kinase, with translation MACGEFDLIARYFDRFKSLRRDVQLGIGDDCALLTVAEKQLLAVSTDTLVSGVHFLADIDPADLGYKALAVNLSDLAAMGADPAWLSLALTLPEVNEPWLKAFSDSLFEQLNYYGMQLIGGDTTRGPLSMTLTIHGLIPAGRALTRSGARIGDWIYTTGTLGDSAAGLAVLQERLQVADAEVRNYLIGRHLRPQPRVLQGQALRDLASSAIDISDGLISDLKHVLKASECGARINLDELPLSQALSSHTDADQALRWALTGGEDYELCFTVPEINRGALEVALSHLGADYTCIGQIGPLSEGIKFYRSDEVVELPWHGFDHFSEGQA, from the coding sequence ATGGCATGTGGCGAATTTGACCTCATTGCCCGCTATTTTGACCGGTTTAAGAGTCTGCGCCGGGATGTACAGTTGGGCATTGGAGATGACTGCGCACTTCTGACAGTGGCAGAAAAACAGCTTTTGGCCGTCAGTACCGACACTCTCGTTTCGGGCGTTCACTTCCTGGCGGATATCGATCCCGCCGATCTCGGCTACAAAGCACTGGCAGTTAACCTGAGCGACCTGGCAGCCATGGGCGCCGATCCCGCCTGGCTTTCACTGGCGTTAACCCTGCCGGAGGTGAATGAACCCTGGCTGAAGGCGTTCAGCGATAGCCTGTTCGAACAACTTAATTATTACGGTATGCAATTGATTGGCGGTGATACCACACGCGGCCCGTTAAGCATGACGTTAACCATTCACGGCCTGATCCCGGCCGGGCGGGCATTGACCCGCAGCGGTGCGCGTATCGGCGACTGGATCTACACCACAGGTACGCTGGGTGACAGCGCCGCCGGTCTGGCTGTGCTGCAGGAACGTTTGCAGGTAGCGGACGCCGAGGTACGCAATTACCTTATTGGCCGTCATCTGCGGCCTCAGCCACGGGTATTGCAGGGGCAGGCACTGCGCGATCTGGCCAGTTCGGCGATTGATATTTCCGACGGCCTGATTTCTGACCTGAAACATGTGCTGAAAGCCTCCGAGTGCGGTGCGCGCATCAATCTCGATGAGTTACCGTTGTCGCAGGCGTTAAGCAGCCATACGGATGCCGATCAGGCGCTGCGCTGGGCGTTGACCGGCGGTGAAGATTACGAACTCTGCTTCACCGTACCGGAAATCAACCGTGGTGCACTGGAGGTGGCGTTAAGCCATCTGGGCGCTGACTATACCTGTATTGGTCAGATTGGCCCGCTTTCCGAAGGCATCAAATTCTACCGCAGCGATGAAGTGGTGGAACTGCCGTGGCACGGTTTCGACCATTTCAGCGAAGGGCAGGCGTAA
- the pgpA gene encoding Phosphatidylglycerophosphatase A, with protein MDEAKRRLRMSNPWHLLATGFGSGLSPVMPGTMGSLAAIPFWLLLIQLPWQLYSLLVMFSICIGVYLCHQTAKDMKVHDHGSIVWDEFVGMWITLMALPVNDWQWVAAGFVIFRILDIWKPWPIRWFDRNVHGGMGIMVDDIVAGVLSAGIIYLIGHHWPLGLF; from the coding sequence ATGGATGAAGCTAAACGCCGCTTACGGATGAGTAATCCGTGGCACCTGCTGGCCACCGGCTTTGGTAGCGGTTTGTCGCCGGTGATGCCGGGCACCATGGGTTCACTGGCGGCGATCCCCTTCTGGCTGCTGTTGATCCAACTGCCATGGCAACTGTATTCGCTGTTGGTGATGTTCAGCATTTGTATTGGCGTCTACCTGTGCCATCAGACCGCCAAAGATATGAAGGTGCACGACCACGGCAGCATCGTCTGGGACGAGTTTGTCGGGATGTGGATCACGCTGATGGCACTGCCGGTCAACGACTGGCAGTGGGTTGCGGCAGGTTTCGTGATTTTCCGTATTTTGGATATCTGGAAGCCATGGCCGATCCGCTGGTTTGATCGCAATGTGCACGGTGGCATGGGGATCATGGTCGACGATATCGTCGCCGGGGTCCTTTCCGCCGGTATCATCTACCTGATTGGTCACCATTGGCCGCTTGGGTTGTTCTGA
- the ribH gene encoding 6,7-dimethyl-8-ribityllumazine synthase — MKVIEGVVATPNARVAIAIARFNNFINDSLLQGAIDALKRIGQVADDNITVVWVPGAYELPLTARVLANTGKYDAVIALGTVIRGGTAHFEYVAGEASSGLGSVSLNTEIPVAFGVLTTESIEQAIERAGTKAGNKGAEAALTALEMINVIKAIKA, encoded by the coding sequence ATGAAAGTTATCGAAGGTGTTGTTGCTACTCCAAATGCCCGTGTGGCGATTGCAATTGCACGTTTTAACAATTTCATCAATGACAGCCTGCTGCAAGGTGCTATCGACGCACTTAAGCGCATTGGCCAGGTTGCTGACGACAACATCACCGTTGTCTGGGTCCCGGGCGCTTACGAGTTGCCGCTGACTGCACGCGTGCTGGCTAACACCGGCAAATACGATGCAGTGATCGCACTGGGCACCGTTATCCGTGGGGGCACCGCGCACTTCGAATATGTCGCGGGCGAAGCCAGCTCCGGCCTGGGCAGTGTTTCTCTGAACACTGAAATCCCGGTTGCCTTTGGCGTGCTGACGACCGAAAGCATTGAACAGGCTATCGAGCGTGCCGGCACCAAAGCGGGCAACAAGGGCGCTGAAGCGGCTCTGACCGCACTTGAAATGATTAATGTTATCAAAGCTATTAAAGCCTGA
- the xseB gene encoding Exodeoxyribonuclease 7 small subunit, which produces MPKKPAQSDSTEQSVSFESSLSELESIVTRLESGELPLEDALNEFERGVQLARQGQQKLQQAEQRVQILLNDSADDAALTPFTPDAE; this is translated from the coding sequence ATGCCAAAAAAACCTGCACAATCAGACAGTACAGAGCAAAGCGTCAGCTTTGAAAGCTCCCTTAGCGAGTTGGAAAGCATCGTCACGCGTCTGGAATCGGGTGAGTTACCGCTGGAAGACGCGCTCAATGAGTTCGAACGCGGCGTACAGTTGGCACGCCAGGGCCAGCAGAAACTGCAGCAGGCGGAGCAACGCGTACAAATTTTGCTTAACGACAGCGCCGATGATGCCGCGCTGACGCCTTTCACACCGGATGCCGAGTAA
- the nusB gene encoding N utilization substance protein B, with product MKPAARRRARECAVQALYSWQLSKNDIADVEHQFLSEQDVKDVDIVYFRELLSGVAVNAGLLDSLMAPVLSRQLEELGQVERAVLRIALYELKMREDVPYKVAINEAIELAKTFGAEDSHKFVNGVLDKVAPSIRKKK from the coding sequence GTGAAACCTGCTGCTCGTCGCCGCGCTCGTGAGTGCGCTGTTCAAGCGCTTTACTCTTGGCAGTTGTCTAAAAATGACATTGCCGATGTTGAACACCAGTTCCTGTCGGAGCAAGATGTCAAAGATGTAGACATCGTCTATTTTCGGGAGCTGCTGTCCGGCGTGGCGGTGAATGCAGGTCTGCTGGATAGCCTGATGGCACCTGTCCTGTCGCGTCAGCTCGAAGAGCTGGGCCAGGTAGAAAGAGCCGTTCTGCGTATTGCGCTGTATGAGCTGAAAATGCGTGAGGATGTGCCTTACAAGGTGGCAATTAACGAGGCGATCGAGCTGGCGAAAACCTTCGGCGCTGAAGACAGCCACAAGTTTGTGAATGGCGTGCTGGATAAAGTGGCACCAAGCATTCGCAAGAAAAAATAA
- the ribD gene encoding Riboflavin biosynthesis protein RibD, whose protein sequence is MHNDEFYMARAFELARLGRFTTAPNPNVGCVIVRDGEIVGEGFHLRAGEPHAEVHALRMAGEKARGATAYVTLEPCSHHGRTPPCADALVAAGVARVVAAMQDPNPEVAGRGLYKLQQAGLDVRHGLMLAEAESVNLGFLKRMRTGFPYVQLKLGASLDGRTAMASGESQWITSPQARQDVQRLRAQSAAILSTSATVLADDPSLTVRWDELDAETQSIYPRENLRQPLRIILDSKNRVTPQHRVVQQPGQTWLARLQPDEQIWPQDVEQLTFPAHGGGVDLVVMMMQLAKRQVNSIWVEAGAQLAGALLQAGLVDELILYIAPKLLGDNGRGLCHLPGLEHLTDAPEFVFSEVRQIGPDLRLRLKAKY, encoded by the coding sequence ATGCATAACGACGAGTTTTATATGGCTCGCGCCTTTGAGCTGGCGCGACTGGGGCGTTTTACTACCGCACCGAATCCCAATGTCGGCTGCGTTATCGTGCGCGATGGCGAAATCGTCGGCGAGGGTTTCCATCTGCGCGCCGGTGAACCGCATGCGGAAGTTCATGCGCTGCGCATGGCGGGTGAAAAGGCGCGTGGCGCCACCGCTTATGTCACGCTGGAACCCTGTAGCCACCACGGCCGCACGCCGCCCTGTGCCGATGCGTTGGTCGCCGCTGGCGTAGCCCGTGTGGTGGCGGCGATGCAGGATCCCAACCCGGAAGTTGCCGGACGTGGCCTGTATAAACTGCAGCAGGCGGGGCTGGATGTGCGCCACGGTTTGATGCTGGCCGAAGCTGAATCGGTAAATCTGGGCTTCCTCAAACGGATGCGCACCGGTTTCCCTTATGTGCAACTGAAGCTCGGCGCCTCACTCGATGGCCGCACGGCGATGGCTTCCGGCGAAAGCCAATGGATCACTTCACCACAGGCACGTCAGGACGTGCAGCGTCTGCGAGCGCAAAGCGCCGCTATTCTCAGCACCAGTGCCACCGTATTGGCTGACGATCCGTCACTGACGGTGCGCTGGGATGAACTGGACGCCGAAACGCAAAGCATTTACCCGCGTGAAAACCTGCGTCAACCGTTGCGCATTATTCTGGATAGCAAAAATCGCGTCACCCCACAGCACCGGGTGGTACAACAACCGGGGCAAACCTGGCTGGCGCGCCTGCAGCCGGATGAGCAAATTTGGCCGCAGGATGTCGAGCAACTGACCTTCCCGGCACACGGCGGTGGCGTTGATCTGGTGGTGATGATGATGCAACTGGCGAAACGCCAGGTGAATTCCATCTGGGTCGAGGCCGGCGCGCAGTTGGCCGGTGCCTTGTTGCAGGCCGGGCTGGTTGATGAGCTCATTTTGTATATCGCGCCAAAACTGTTGGGTGATAATGGCCGCGGTTTGTGCCATTTGCCGGGCCTTGAACACCTGACCGATGCACCGGAATTCGTCTTCAGCGAAGTGCGGCAAATCGGCCCTGATTTGCGGCTGCGGCTGAAAGCAAAATACTGA
- the yajL gene encoding Chaperone protein YajL codes for MSVSALVCLAPGSEEIEAVTTIDLLVRAGVKVTTASVAGDGDLTIVCSRGVKLLADAPLVSIVDEPFDAIVLPGGLKGAECFRDSPLLVEKVRQMHLQGNIVAAICAAPALVLQHHDLFPIGNMTGFPGLKEQIPADQWIEKRVVFDPRVNLLTSQGPGTSMEFALKLIDLLLGKAKAAEIAAQLVLIPGMYDFRD; via the coding sequence ATGAGCGTATCGGCGCTGGTCTGCCTGGCACCTGGTAGCGAAGAAATCGAAGCCGTCACCACGATAGATTTACTGGTGCGGGCGGGCGTTAAAGTGACTACCGCCAGCGTAGCGGGCGATGGCGACCTGACCATCGTCTGTTCACGCGGGGTAAAACTGCTGGCCGATGCGCCACTGGTGTCGATTGTGGATGAGCCTTTCGACGCCATAGTGCTGCCCGGTGGCCTGAAAGGTGCCGAGTGCTTCCGCGACAGCCCGCTGCTGGTGGAGAAAGTGCGTCAGATGCACCTGCAGGGCAATATTGTCGCCGCCATCTGCGCAGCACCGGCGCTGGTGCTGCAACACCACGATCTGTTCCCCATTGGCAATATGACCGGGTTCCCGGGGCTGAAAGAACAGATCCCGGCCGACCAATGGATAGAAAAACGTGTGGTGTTCGATCCGCGCGTTAACCTGCTCACCAGCCAGGGGCCGGGAACTTCAATGGAGTTTGCGCTGAAGCTGATTGATTTGCTGCTGGGGAAAGCCAAAGCGGCGGAGATCGCCGCTCAGCTGGTATTGATACCAGGAATGTACGATTTTCGCGATTAA
- the iolS_1 gene encoding putative aldo-keto reductase, with protein sequence MQSIDDSLKRLGTDYVDLLQIHRWDYETPLEETLEALHDVVKAGKARYIGASSMYAWQFAKALYTADLHGWTRFVSMQNQYNLIQREEEREMLPLCAAEGIAVLPWSPLARGRLTRPLGGNHCASGLRSGR encoded by the coding sequence ATGCAATCCATTGACGACAGCCTCAAGCGGCTGGGCACCGACTACGTTGATCTGTTGCAGATCCATCGCTGGGATTATGAAACGCCGCTGGAAGAAACGCTCGAAGCGCTGCACGATGTGGTGAAAGCCGGTAAGGCACGCTACATCGGCGCATCGTCAATGTACGCCTGGCAGTTCGCCAAGGCGCTGTACACCGCCGATCTGCACGGCTGGACGCGCTTTGTCAGCATGCAGAACCAGTACAACCTGATCCAGCGTGAAGAAGAGCGTGAGATGTTACCGCTGTGCGCTGCCGAAGGCATTGCCGTGCTGCCCTGGAGCCCGTTGGCGCGGGGTCGCTTAACCCGCCCCCTGGGGGGAAACCACTGCGCGTCTGGTCTCCGATCAGGTCGGTAA
- the dxs gene encoding 1-deoxy-D-xylulose-5-phosphate synthase: protein MSLDIAKYPTLALAENPDELRSLPKESLPKLCDELRQYLLDSVSRSSGHFASGLGTVELTVALHYVYQTPFDHLVWDVGHQAYPHKILTGRRDKIATIRQKNGLHPFPWRAESEYDVLSVGHSSTSISAGLGMAVAAAREGKNRRTVCVIGDGAITAGMAFEAMNHAGDIDPDMLVVLNDNEMSISENVGALNNHLAQLLSGKLYSTLREGGKKVLSGLPPIKELVKRTEEHLKGMVVPGTLFEELGFNYIGPVDGHDVQGLVATLKNMRDLKGPQLLHIMTKKGRGYAPAEKDPISFHAVPKFDPASGTLPKSAGGLPTYSKVFGDWLCETAAKDSSLMAITPAMREGSGMVQFSRDYPQQYFDVAIAEQHAVTFAAGLAIGGYKPVVAIYSTFLQRAYDQLIHDVAIQKLPVMFAIDRGGIVGADGQTHQGAFDLSFMRCIPTMVIMTPSDENECRQMLYTGYHYNEGPSAVRYPRGNGTGAPLEPLNSLPIGKGVVRREGEKLAILNFGTLLPEAAQVAETLNATLVDMRFVKPLDEQLILELAASHDALVTLEENAIMGGAGSGVNELLMARRRVVPVLNIGLPDFFVSQGSQEEVRSDLGLDAAGIQRQN from the coding sequence ATGAGTCTTGATATAGCCAAATACCCGACCTTGGCGCTAGCGGAAAATCCGGATGAACTCCGTTCGCTGCCAAAAGAGAGCCTACCGAAGCTGTGTGACGAACTTCGGCAATACCTGCTGGACAGCGTCAGCCGCTCCAGCGGCCACTTTGCCTCCGGGCTGGGTACCGTCGAACTGACGGTGGCATTGCACTATGTTTACCAAACCCCCTTCGATCATCTGGTATGGGACGTTGGCCACCAGGCCTACCCGCATAAAATTCTGACCGGTCGTCGCGACAAAATCGCCACCATCCGCCAGAAAAATGGCCTGCACCCTTTCCCGTGGCGGGCAGAAAGTGAATACGACGTCCTGTCGGTCGGTCATTCTTCCACCTCGATCAGTGCCGGTCTCGGCATGGCGGTAGCCGCTGCGCGTGAAGGCAAAAATCGCCGTACTGTCTGCGTGATCGGCGATGGCGCGATCACTGCCGGCATGGCGTTTGAAGCCATGAACCACGCCGGTGACATCGACCCGGATATGCTGGTGGTGCTGAACGATAACGAAATGTCGATTTCGGAAAACGTCGGCGCGCTGAACAACCATCTGGCGCAGCTGCTGTCCGGCAAGCTTTATTCCACCCTGCGTGAGGGCGGTAAAAAAGTGCTGTCCGGCCTGCCGCCGATTAAAGAGCTGGTCAAACGCACCGAAGAACACCTGAAAGGCATGGTGGTACCGGGCACGCTGTTCGAAGAGCTGGGCTTTAACTATATCGGCCCGGTCGACGGCCACGATGTCCAGGGGCTGGTTGCCACGCTGAAAAACATGCGTGACCTGAAAGGCCCGCAACTGCTGCACATCATGACCAAAAAAGGCCGTGGTTACGCCCCGGCGGAAAAAGACCCGATCAGCTTCCACGCGGTGCCAAAATTTGATCCGGCCAGCGGTACCCTGCCGAAAAGCGCCGGCGGCCTGCCAACTTATTCAAAAGTTTTTGGCGACTGGCTGTGTGAAACCGCCGCCAAGGACAGCTCGCTGATGGCCATCACCCCGGCCATGCGTGAAGGCTCGGGCATGGTGCAGTTCTCTCGCGACTATCCGCAGCAATATTTTGACGTGGCGATTGCCGAACAGCACGCGGTGACCTTCGCCGCCGGTCTGGCCATTGGCGGTTATAAGCCGGTGGTAGCAATTTATTCCACCTTCCTGCAACGCGCTTACGATCAGTTGATCCACGACGTCGCCATTCAAAAGCTGCCGGTGATGTTTGCCATCGATCGCGGCGGTATTGTCGGCGCTGACGGCCAGACTCACCAGGGAGCCTTTGATCTGTCATTTATGCGTTGCATCCCGACCATGGTGATCATGACGCCAAGTGATGAAAACGAATGCCGTCAAATGCTGTACACCGGCTATCACTATAACGAAGGCCCAAGCGCCGTGCGTTATCCTCGTGGCAATGGTACCGGTGCACCGCTGGAACCTCTCAACTCTCTGCCGATCGGCAAAGGCGTTGTCCGTCGTGAAGGTGAAAAGCTGGCGATCCTGAATTTCGGCACATTGCTGCCGGAAGCCGCGCAGGTAGCGGAAACGCTCAACGCAACGCTGGTGGATATGCGCTTTGTGAAGCCACTGGACGAACAGCTGATACTGGAACTGGCAGCCAGCCACGACGCACTGGTCACGCTGGAAGAGAACGCCATTATGGGCGGTGCCGGCAGCGGCGTGAACGAGTTGCTGATGGCCAGGCGCCGTGTGGTACCGGTGCTGAATATCGGCCTGCCGGACTTCTTTGTCTCCCAGGGTAGCCAGGAAGAAGTCCGTAGCGATCTCGGCCTGGACGCCGCCGGCATCCAGCGGCAAAATTGA
- the ispA gene encoding Farnesyl diphosphate synthase yields MSETVQQTAFSDQLQALRQRADRTLLNFIAPLPFNDGNMVAAMRHGALLGGKRLRPFLVYTTGQMFGVSLNNLDAPAAAVECIHAYSLIHDDLPAMDDDDLRRGQPTCHIKFGEANAILAGDALQTLAFSILADAEMPDVALRDRLAMISELATASGVAGMCGGQSLDLEAEDRQIGLEALEQIHRHKTGALIRAAVRLGALAAGEPGRAALVQLDRYAAAIGLAFQVQDDILDVVGETEKIGKRQGADQQHGKSTYPALLGLDSAKAKAWDLYQEALAALDTLAAQSYNTAPLRALASFIIERDN; encoded by the coding sequence ATGTCCGAGACTGTCCAACAGACCGCCTTTTCTGACCAGTTGCAGGCTTTACGCCAGCGGGCCGACCGCACGCTGCTTAATTTTATCGCGCCACTGCCGTTCAATGATGGCAACATGGTGGCGGCAATGCGTCACGGCGCGCTGCTGGGCGGTAAACGTCTGCGTCCGTTCCTGGTGTATACCACTGGGCAGATGTTTGGCGTATCACTGAATAATTTGGATGCGCCCGCCGCTGCGGTAGAATGCATTCACGCCTATTCTTTGATCCATGACGATCTGCCGGCGATGGACGACGACGATCTGCGTCGCGGTCAGCCGACCTGCCACATCAAATTTGGTGAGGCCAACGCCATTTTGGCCGGCGATGCCCTGCAAACGCTGGCATTTTCCATTCTGGCCGATGCCGAGATGCCCGACGTGGCACTGCGCGACCGGCTGGCGATGATATCCGAACTGGCAACCGCCAGCGGCGTTGCCGGCATGTGTGGCGGCCAGTCGCTGGATCTGGAAGCCGAAGACCGGCAGATTGGTCTGGAAGCGCTGGAGCAAATCCATCGACACAAAACCGGTGCCTTGATTCGCGCAGCCGTTCGCCTTGGGGCATTAGCCGCCGGTGAGCCTGGCCGCGCCGCACTGGTACAGCTTGATCGCTACGCCGCTGCGATTGGCCTGGCGTTCCAGGTGCAGGATGATATTTTGGACGTGGTCGGCGAAACCGAAAAAATCGGTAAACGCCAGGGGGCGGACCAGCAACACGGAAAGAGCACCTATCCAGCTTTGCTCGGGCTTGACAGCGCGAAAGCAAAAGCGTGGGATCTCTATCAGGAAGCTTTAGCTGCATTAGACACTTTGGCAGCACAATCTTATAACACAGCGCCATTGCGAGCGTTAGCCAGCTTCATTATTGAACGCGACAATTAA